In a single window of the Pyrococcus sp. NA2 genome:
- a CDS encoding NAD(P)/FAD-dependent oxidoreductase — MKYDVLIIGGGPVGNYLASLLAGKLEVAVVERKGSFGGKACTGIIGAENYEALGLPEKAVLNAFNGAFFISRAKVFEIHRNIPQAYLVDRKILERELAKRAMRRGAEYYLATTFIGFKNGKAILQHLDSRLEIEAKFYVGADGVNSSVAREIGAETRGEILKGWEVEVLGNFKRDHVEVWVNKDINPEFFFWVAPINEEEARIGTFGDIESLANFLRIRRIDPHRIVEIKSGAIIVGERRPWVRGNIAIVGDAALQIKPTTGGGIVFGAYCAKALAKAILNDNLESYERECSWVREQVKFGLRVRKIFKSLPQEKIEEIFEVLGSDEVRKMIIEKADFDDHVKTVKALLKNPRILAKLIRIAPSILRTLV, encoded by the coding sequence ATGAAGTACGATGTCCTTATCATTGGTGGCGGGCCCGTCGGAAACTATCTCGCGAGCTTACTTGCCGGAAAGCTCGAAGTTGCCGTGGTTGAGAGGAAGGGATCGTTTGGAGGAAAAGCCTGCACGGGAATAATTGGAGCTGAAAACTACGAAGCTCTTGGTCTTCCAGAAAAGGCCGTTCTGAATGCGTTTAATGGAGCATTCTTCATATCCAGGGCAAAGGTCTTCGAGATACACAGGAACATTCCACAAGCATACCTTGTTGATAGGAAGATCCTTGAGAGGGAACTTGCCAAGAGGGCCATGAGAAGAGGAGCTGAGTACTACTTGGCAACCACCTTCATTGGCTTCAAAAATGGGAAGGCTATTCTCCAACACTTGGATTCAAGACTTGAAATCGAGGCAAAATTCTATGTTGGAGCCGATGGAGTGAACAGCTCAGTTGCTAGGGAAATTGGAGCGGAGACAAGAGGAGAGATTCTGAAAGGATGGGAGGTAGAAGTATTAGGAAACTTCAAGCGAGATCACGTTGAGGTGTGGGTTAACAAGGACATAAATCCTGAGTTCTTCTTTTGGGTCGCCCCAATAAACGAGGAAGAAGCTAGGATTGGAACATTTGGGGACATAGAATCTCTTGCGAATTTTCTTAGAATCAGGAGGATAGATCCACATAGGATAGTCGAGATTAAATCTGGAGCAATTATCGTGGGAGAGAGGAGACCCTGGGTAAGGGGAAACATTGCGATAGTTGGAGATGCAGCACTTCAAATTAAACCGACTACAGGAGGAGGAATAGTCTTTGGAGCTTACTGTGCAAAGGCCCTTGCAAAGGCCATACTTAATGATAACTTGGAAAGCTATGAAAGGGAATGCTCCTGGGTTAGGGAACAAGTTAAGTTTGGACTCAGAGTTAGGAAGATCTTCAAGTCTCTACCCCAAGAAAAGATAGAAGAAATATTTGAGGTTCTAGGATCTGATGAAGTGAGGAAGATGATAATCGAAAAAGCCGATTTTGACGACCATGTGAAAACCGTTAAGGCCCTTTTGAAGAACCCCAGGATACTCGCGAAGCTCATTAGGATAGCTCCCTCCATCTTGAGAACCTTGGTGTGA
- a CDS encoding DUF61 family protein encodes MERIERIIEFEIARINSHLPRARKSLKELLEMREPKVTLRDGSEHYFRREELIFLSNLLESDELELLKLPIVLEISTIERDKFVVRGRVEVKVIKRVLGIEEGYIEESILKLPRYYLAKIRRMLPTTTVHAFVVEW; translated from the coding sequence ATGGAGAGGATTGAGAGGATAATAGAGTTCGAAATAGCAAGAATAAACTCTCACCTTCCTAGAGCTAGAAAGTCACTCAAGGAGCTACTGGAGATGAGGGAGCCGAAGGTTACCTTAAGGGATGGGAGTGAGCACTACTTTAGAAGGGAGGAGCTGATATTCCTTTCAAATCTTCTTGAAAGTGATGAGCTTGAACTCCTGAAGTTGCCCATAGTGCTGGAGATAAGCACGATAGAGAGGGATAAATTCGTGGTGAGGGGGAGGGTTGAGGTTAAGGTCATCAAGAGGGTTCTTGGCATTGAGGAAGGTTACATCGAGGAATCCATACTCAAGTTGCCCAGATATTACCTGGCAAAGATTAGGAGAATGCTACCGACCACAACCGTTCATGCATTCGTGGTGGAGTGGTGA
- the glnA gene encoding type I glutamate--ammonia ligase has product MNISKTIGGFERKPKFVQLIFVDINGVPKGMEIPITRLQEAIEDGISFDGSSVPGFQGIEDSDLVFKADPNTYVEVPWDNVARVYGYIYKDGKPYKADPRGVLKRVIEKLEKEGFKAYIGPEPEFYLLKKNGSWELEIPDVGGYFDILGLDKAKDIKREIAEYMPAFGLIPEVLHHEVGKSQHEIDFRYDEALKTADNIISFKYIVKAVAEMHGLYATFMPKPIYGMPGNGMHLHISLWKDSENVFKGEEGLSEVALHFIGGLLKHAKALTAITNPTVNSYKRLVPGYEAPVYISWGYKNRSALIRVPAFWGNGARIEYRCPDPSANPYFAFAAILMAGLDGIKHKIEPFAYVEENVYEMDERKRAELGIETLPESLGEALDELEKDKVVREALGGAYENFIEYKREEWESYLRYLEEKHLPKDTKRVTEWELEKYFFI; this is encoded by the coding sequence ATGAACATAAGTAAAACAATTGGTGGGTTTGAGAGAAAGCCAAAGTTCGTCCAGCTGATCTTCGTCGACATAAACGGAGTGCCTAAGGGGATGGAGATACCCATAACAAGGCTCCAGGAGGCCATTGAAGATGGTATATCATTTGATGGCTCTTCAGTCCCTGGGTTCCAGGGAATTGAGGACAGTGATTTAGTATTCAAGGCCGACCCCAACACGTACGTAGAGGTTCCCTGGGACAACGTTGCTAGGGTTTACGGTTACATATACAAGGATGGTAAGCCATACAAAGCTGATCCAAGGGGAGTCCTTAAGAGGGTCATTGAGAAGCTTGAAAAGGAAGGATTCAAGGCTTACATAGGGCCAGAACCTGAGTTCTACCTGCTCAAGAAGAATGGAAGTTGGGAGCTAGAGATTCCAGATGTCGGAGGTTACTTCGACATATTGGGCCTCGACAAGGCCAAAGATATAAAGAGGGAGATAGCGGAATACATGCCTGCCTTCGGCTTGATTCCAGAGGTTCTACATCATGAGGTTGGAAAAAGTCAGCATGAGATAGACTTCCGCTACGATGAAGCATTAAAGACAGCTGACAACATAATAAGCTTCAAGTACATAGTTAAGGCCGTAGCTGAGATGCATGGACTCTACGCTACCTTCATGCCAAAGCCGATCTATGGAATGCCAGGGAATGGAATGCACCTTCACATAAGCCTCTGGAAGGATAGCGAGAACGTGTTCAAGGGAGAAGAAGGGCTAAGCGAGGTGGCATTGCACTTCATAGGGGGACTTCTGAAGCATGCAAAGGCCCTAACCGCAATAACGAATCCGACAGTGAACAGCTATAAGAGGCTAGTCCCAGGATACGAGGCACCAGTTTACATAAGCTGGGGTTACAAGAATAGAAGCGCTCTAATAAGGGTTCCAGCCTTCTGGGGCAACGGAGCTAGAATAGAGTACCGCTGTCCAGATCCGAGTGCCAATCCATACTTCGCGTTCGCGGCAATATTGATGGCTGGCTTGGATGGAATAAAGCACAAGATTGAACCCTTCGCTTACGTCGAGGAGAATGTTTACGAGATGGACGAGAGAAAGAGGGCTGAGCTGGGAATAGAAACCCTCCCAGAGAGCCTAGGAGAAGCTTTAGATGAGCTTGAGAAGGACAAAGTTGTAAGGGAGGCCTTAGGCGGGGCTTACGAGAACTTCATTGAGTACAAGAGGGAAGAGTGGGAGTCATACCTTAGGTACTTGGAGGAGAAGCACCTACCAAAGGATACAAAGAGGGTGACCGAGTGGGAGCTGGAGAAATACTTCTTCATCTAG
- a CDS encoding PqqD family protein has product MERYLNLIPVRNPKVELRKVRGKYYLFIPMESKLDFLARIIHGKYRRIELDEVGAYVWELCDGKRTVREIGVMLKDKFGEKVEPLYERLITFMLELRKRNLIEFR; this is encoded by the coding sequence ATGGAGAGGTATCTCAACCTAATTCCGGTTAGGAATCCCAAGGTTGAGCTCAGGAAGGTAAGAGGGAAGTATTATCTGTTCATACCAATGGAATCTAAGCTCGACTTCTTGGCAAGAATTATACATGGGAAGTACAGGAGGATAGAGCTTGATGAGGTTGGAGCATACGTATGGGAGCTCTGCGATGGTAAAAGAACTGTGAGGGAAATAGGGGTTATGCTGAAGGATAAGTTTGGAGAAAAGGTGGAACCCCTATACGAAAGGTTGATAACATTCATGCTCGAGCTTAGGAAGAGAAACCTGATAGAGTTCAGGTGA
- a CDS encoding OPT family oligopeptide transporter → MEYKPYIPPEKSLPEYTIKAFILGVVLSIIMGAANAYLGMYAGMTVSASIPAAVISMAILMALRDRNILENNMVQTAASAGEALAAGVIFTFPALVVLNYYTEFPYYIVTIIAALGGSLGALFTIVLRRAFIVEEKLPYPEGTACAEVLIAGDKGGTHAKPIFYGGILGAIYKFLGSVGVWKGTLEAAKFAGRRVFYFGSDLSAALISVGYIVGLNIAFLVFLGGAIAWFIAIPIYAAKMGNPENLSALDLAWTIWSTKIRYMGVGAMVVGGLWSLIKLRNPIIRGIKAGLEAARRRQAGEAVLRTEEDLPMNYVLTLIVAFVVPLFLLYAHVLKSVGMAIVMAVIMLILGFFGSAIAGYLAGVVGSSNNPVSGITIMSLLFTALILKGLGLSGMEGMVATILVAAVICTAAAIAGDTMQDLATGYLVGATPKRQQVFEVIGTFFAALVMAPVLNLLIKAYGIAGTPTAKGENALPAPQAFLMAKVTEGVFKGTLEWSMVFIGAGIAIVLIILDEILAKKGSKFRTPVMPVAVGIYLPLSLGVPILLGGIARYIVSKARKAEGEGLTDPGVLGAAGLIAGEALTGIVFAALIVGGVAPSVSTTMAGNILGVLFLLALLGWLVKVGKK, encoded by the coding sequence ATGGAGTATAAACCTTACATACCACCAGAAAAATCCCTCCCAGAGTACACAATTAAGGCATTTATCCTCGGTGTTGTTCTCTCGATAATAATGGGTGCCGCGAATGCGTATCTCGGAATGTACGCTGGAATGACGGTTAGTGCTAGCATACCCGCAGCTGTTATCTCGATGGCAATCCTAATGGCACTAAGAGATAGGAACATCCTTGAAAACAATATGGTTCAAACGGCAGCATCCGCAGGAGAAGCACTTGCCGCAGGAGTCATATTCACATTCCCAGCCCTTGTGGTTCTCAACTACTACACCGAGTTCCCCTATTATATAGTGACGATAATAGCTGCACTGGGTGGCTCGCTTGGAGCACTATTCACAATTGTTCTAAGAAGGGCATTCATAGTTGAGGAGAAGTTGCCCTACCCAGAGGGAACGGCATGTGCCGAGGTTCTCATTGCTGGAGACAAGGGAGGAACCCACGCAAAGCCGATATTCTACGGTGGAATCTTGGGTGCAATCTACAAGTTCCTGGGAAGCGTTGGAGTCTGGAAGGGAACGCTTGAGGCTGCCAAGTTCGCCGGAAGGAGAGTGTTCTACTTTGGTAGCGATCTTTCAGCAGCATTGATAAGCGTTGGTTACATAGTGGGGCTGAACATCGCATTCCTTGTATTCCTGGGCGGTGCCATAGCTTGGTTCATCGCGATACCAATCTACGCAGCAAAGATGGGCAATCCAGAGAATCTTAGTGCTCTAGACCTCGCCTGGACGATATGGAGTACAAAGATAAGGTACATGGGAGTTGGAGCGATGGTCGTCGGTGGACTTTGGAGCTTGATAAAGCTAAGAAATCCAATAATTAGGGGAATTAAAGCGGGGCTTGAAGCTGCAAGGAGAAGACAGGCTGGCGAAGCCGTTTTAAGAACTGAGGAAGATCTCCCCATGAATTACGTCTTAACCTTAATAGTTGCCTTCGTTGTGCCCCTGTTCCTACTGTATGCACATGTGTTGAAGAGCGTAGGCATGGCAATCGTCATGGCTGTGATAATGCTGATACTTGGCTTCTTTGGTAGTGCAATAGCAGGATACCTAGCCGGAGTTGTCGGTTCCTCAAACAATCCAGTCTCGGGAATAACCATAATGAGCCTGCTCTTCACGGCTCTCATCCTAAAGGGGCTCGGTCTTTCTGGAATGGAAGGTATGGTTGCAACGATACTTGTTGCAGCGGTCATATGTACCGCGGCTGCTATAGCCGGAGACACGATGCAGGATCTAGCAACTGGTTATCTTGTTGGAGCAACGCCGAAGAGACAGCAGGTCTTTGAGGTTATAGGAACTTTCTTTGCAGCCTTGGTTATGGCACCCGTTCTCAATCTCCTAATAAAGGCTTATGGAATAGCGGGAACGCCAACAGCAAAGGGAGAAAATGCCTTACCAGCTCCTCAGGCATTCCTGATGGCAAAGGTTACTGAGGGAGTTTTCAAGGGAACACTTGAATGGAGCATGGTATTCATAGGAGCGGGCATAGCGATAGTCCTAATAATCCTCGACGAGATACTGGCCAAGAAGGGATCCAAGTTCAGAACACCGGTGATGCCCGTTGCAGTTGGAATATACCTGCCTCTAAGCCTAGGTGTGCCAATTCTCCTTGGAGGAATAGCCAGGTACATTGTGTCCAAAGCAAGGAAAGCTGAAGGCGAAGGCCTAACAGATCCAGGAGTTCTAGGAGCTGCAGGACTTATTGCGGGTGAGGCATTGACGGGAATAGTCTTCGCAGCCCTAATAGTGGGTGGAGTTGCACCATCAGTCAGCACAACGATGGCAGGGAACATCCTGGGAGTGCTGTTCCTCTTGGCGTTACTTGGTTGGCTTGTTAAGGTAGGAAAGAAGTGA
- a CDS encoding ABC transporter permease — protein sequence MKLRAIKGIILKDLKEVRREKMVIFWIFVFPLMWITLFGGIWGGKNPPMTIDVGVVYFNESSAHYVVEVMKNVTIEGVHVFRIKTYPNESSGIDALKHGRIDALIIFPRGFGANISQGLQGKIYVYFDKSDPQKYQLVSGVVKGFFSEFERRMQEITLEYIEMYMPDEMRKYKKYILALADPLVLEEREVKGETVTPIQFYVTSFIGIQFLFATMLTIGSGTLEEIERGTLRRIVASPATAWDFLIGKMLSTFITIMVSILVGICYAKLVFGETIFPSPLGWVIIFLAAIFSMSLGLAIAMGTRSIKATNAIVNLISMPLLFLAGIVIPESILPEWARPIANYFPLGRALKVLRLLELYHRLPTEIVPDLIFLSVGSFGMLLIAVLLYNWAVKRLS from the coding sequence ATGAAGCTGAGGGCAATCAAGGGCATAATTTTGAAGGATCTGAAGGAAGTTAGAAGGGAAAAGATGGTCATATTCTGGATCTTCGTGTTTCCCCTTATGTGGATCACCCTCTTTGGGGGCATATGGGGAGGAAAGAACCCGCCGATGACGATAGATGTTGGAGTTGTCTACTTTAACGAGAGCTCAGCCCACTATGTAGTTGAGGTAATGAAGAACGTTACCATAGAGGGAGTCCACGTCTTTAGAATTAAGACATATCCCAACGAAAGCTCGGGGATTGATGCCCTTAAGCATGGAAGAATTGACGCCCTGATAATCTTTCCGAGGGGCTTTGGAGCAAACATCTCACAAGGTTTACAGGGGAAGATCTATGTTTACTTCGACAAGAGCGATCCACAGAAATATCAACTCGTCAGTGGAGTTGTAAAGGGCTTCTTCTCTGAATTTGAGAGGAGAATGCAGGAAATAACGTTGGAGTACATAGAGATGTACATGCCAGATGAGATGAGGAAGTACAAGAAGTACATACTTGCGCTGGCAGATCCCCTTGTGCTCGAGGAGAGGGAAGTTAAGGGAGAAACTGTTACACCAATTCAATTCTACGTCACGAGCTTCATAGGAATCCAGTTCCTCTTTGCAACGATGCTCACGATAGGATCTGGAACACTTGAGGAGATAGAGAGGGGAACCCTGAGGAGGATAGTAGCTTCACCAGCCACGGCCTGGGACTTCCTAATTGGCAAGATGCTTTCAACGTTCATCACGATAATGGTCAGCATACTTGTCGGTATATGCTATGCGAAGCTCGTATTTGGAGAGACGATCTTTCCAAGCCCTCTAGGATGGGTGATAATATTCCTTGCCGCAATATTCTCGATGAGCCTTGGACTGGCCATAGCCATGGGAACGAGGAGCATAAAGGCAACCAATGCGATAGTGAACTTGATCTCAATGCCCCTGCTATTCTTAGCTGGCATCGTGATCCCAGAGAGCATTCTTCCAGAATGGGCAAGGCCGATAGCTAATTACTTCCCCCTGGGAAGGGCCTTAAAAGTCTTGAGATTGCTCGAGCTTTACCATAGACTTCCCACCGAAATAGTTCCAGATCTAATATTCCTTTCAGTTGGTAGCTTTGGGATGCTCCTCATTGCGGTGTTGCTCTATAATTGGGCAGTGAAGAGGTTAAGTTGA
- a CDS encoding ABC transporter ATP-binding protein, producing the protein MNAIEIKDLWKSYGNFKALRGINLEVREGEIFALLGPNGAGKTTLVRILAEGLGYDKGEIRIFGEKLSKRTARLIGYVPQESIAYDLLTVKENLEFYADLYDAPADRIDELIERFELPPKKKAKELSGGFRRRLNLAISLLYDPKILILDEPSTGLDVSSRRKLWEFIREFKEEGKTILLTTHYMEEAEALADRVAIMNEGKVIAVGKTDELKALIGEESIIQVEGILKGVEKLREEFPKLIEKDNVLRIQVKNPRQSLPRIVEILISQGSEIKAVKVEEPTLEDVFLKLTGRKLE; encoded by the coding sequence ATGAATGCAATTGAAATTAAAGATCTATGGAAGAGTTATGGCAACTTCAAGGCTCTTCGCGGTATAAATTTGGAGGTTAGAGAGGGAGAAATTTTCGCCTTGCTGGGTCCAAACGGTGCCGGGAAGACCACCTTAGTACGAATTCTAGCCGAGGGTTTGGGTTACGATAAAGGGGAGATAAGGATCTTCGGAGAAAAGCTGAGCAAGAGAACTGCTCGACTCATTGGGTACGTTCCTCAGGAGAGTATAGCCTATGATCTGCTCACCGTCAAGGAGAACCTAGAATTCTATGCTGATCTATACGATGCACCAGCTGATAGGATTGACGAACTAATAGAGCGATTTGAACTTCCTCCCAAGAAGAAGGCAAAAGAGCTGAGCGGAGGGTTTAGAAGAAGGCTAAATCTAGCAATTTCTCTCCTATACGATCCAAAGATCTTGATACTTGATGAACCTTCAACGGGGCTTGACGTGTCATCAAGAAGAAAGCTGTGGGAGTTTATACGGGAGTTCAAGGAGGAAGGAAAAACGATATTGTTAACAACGCACTACATGGAGGAAGCCGAGGCTTTAGCTGATAGGGTCGCGATAATGAACGAGGGGAAGGTAATAGCCGTCGGGAAAACTGATGAGCTGAAGGCCTTAATTGGAGAGGAGAGCATAATTCAGGTGGAAGGGATCCTCAAGGGTGTTGAAAAACTTAGAGAAGAGTTCCCAAAGCTGATTGAGAAGGACAATGTTTTGAGGATTCAAGTCAAAAACCCAAGGCAATCCCTTCCAAGGATAGTTGAGATTCTGATTTCTCAGGGGAGCGAAATTAAGGCTGTGAAAGTTGAGGAGCCGACACTCGAGGATGTCTTCCTAAAGCTAACGGGGAGGAAGTTGGAATGA
- a CDS encoding ATP-binding protein, with protein sequence MLFDLRPKERREEIFDREKEFRELEKSVESYPITLLLGIRRVGKSSILKSYLNENPGILIDCRELYAESGHITKEDLTRELRSKINSLEKILSKFKMSIDLKFLKLEPKETPLREIFRELNEIGERTGRFIIAFDEAQYLRFYGSRGGKELLALLAYAYDSLPNLRFILTGSEVGLLHDFLGIDDYKSPLYGRIAGEVYVKPFSPEISREFLITGFREVNVEVPEEVIDRAVEVLDGIPGWLVLFGVEYLRSKNPEKALERTLETARGLILGELKELERRTRRYVEILRGIALGYNRWSLLRDYLYVRGIRTPEPRLYELLKNLKKMGWIVEENEVYKLSDPLTRIALL encoded by the coding sequence GTGCTCTTCGACCTGAGGCCAAAGGAGAGGAGAGAGGAAATTTTTGACAGGGAAAAAGAGTTCAGAGAGCTTGAGAAAAGCGTTGAGAGTTATCCAATAACCCTTCTCCTTGGAATAAGAAGGGTAGGGAAAAGTTCAATCCTCAAGTCGTATCTCAACGAGAACCCAGGAATATTAATCGACTGCAGGGAGCTATACGCGGAGAGCGGACATATTACTAAGGAAGACTTAACCAGGGAACTTCGATCAAAGATTAACTCTCTGGAGAAAATTCTGTCAAAGTTCAAGATGTCAATTGATCTGAAATTTCTCAAACTCGAGCCCAAGGAAACCCCGCTGAGAGAAATATTCAGAGAGCTCAACGAAATTGGAGAGAGGACGGGAAGGTTCATAATAGCCTTTGATGAGGCTCAATACCTCCGCTTTTATGGCTCCAGAGGAGGAAAAGAGCTGTTGGCCCTCCTTGCCTATGCCTATGACTCTCTTCCAAATCTAAGGTTCATCCTAACGGGTTCAGAAGTGGGGCTTCTTCATGACTTCCTTGGAATCGATGACTACAAGAGCCCACTCTATGGAAGAATTGCGGGAGAAGTTTACGTTAAACCATTTTCTCCCGAAATTTCAAGGGAATTTCTCATAACCGGATTTAGGGAAGTTAACGTCGAGGTTCCAGAGGAGGTTATAGACAGAGCCGTTGAGGTGCTGGATGGTATTCCTGGATGGCTTGTCCTCTTTGGAGTTGAGTATCTCAGAAGCAAGAATCCTGAGAAGGCCCTCGAAAGGACACTTGAGACTGCAAGAGGGTTAATTCTTGGAGAGCTTAAAGAACTGGAGAGGAGAACTCGTCGCTATGTCGAAATCCTGAGGGGAATAGCCCTGGGATACAATAGATGGAGCCTTTTAAGGGACTACCTTTACGTTAGGGGAATTAGAACTCCAGAGCCGCGGTTATACGAGCTCCTCAAGAACCTGAAAAAGATGGGGTGGATAGTGGAAGAAAATGAGGTGTACAAATTAAGCGATCCACTAACGAGAATCGCCCTTCTTTGA
- a CDS encoding antitoxin VapB family protein has translation MGKTITIADDVYYELVKMKGKKSFSELLRELIGKKKKGNLDVLMIAFGTRTPEEVEQLKKELKEVEEWINSWTPVSL, from the coding sequence TTGGGCAAGACGATAACCATAGCCGATGATGTTTATTATGAACTCGTCAAGATGAAGGGCAAGAAGAGCTTTTCAGAACTCCTAAGGGAGCTGATAGGGAAGAAAAAGAAGGGAAATCTTGACGTGCTCATGATAGCCTTTGGAACGAGAACTCCAGAAGAGGTCGAACAGCTCAAGAAAGAGCTCAAGGAGGTCGAGGAATGGATAAACTCTTGGACACCAGTGTCATTGTAG
- a CDS encoding type II toxin-antitoxin system VapC family toxin: protein MDKLLDTSVIVEIFGGNKKVIESLSPNETYAIPTIVLFELYCGNLKEREVLMLEMIPKVEFNEEAAKIAGWMFQDLKEKGKLPPLKDLLIAATAIAHDMTLITCDRDFEMFKEYGLKVKILEIC from the coding sequence ATGGATAAACTCTTGGACACCAGTGTCATTGTAGAGATCTTTGGAGGAAACAAAAAGGTTATAGAATCTCTTTCTCCTAATGAAACTTACGCGATCCCAACTATAGTTTTGTTTGAACTTTATTGTGGTAATTTAAAAGAACGGGAAGTGCTTATGCTCGAAATGATACCAAAAGTTGAGTTTAATGAGGAGGCTGCTAAGATAGCCGGTTGGATGTTCCAGGATTTGAAGGAAAAGGGAAAACTACCACCGTTGAAAGATCTCCTCATAGCTGCAACGGCGATAGCACATGACATGACCCTTATCACCTGTGATAGGGACTTTGAGATGTTTAAAGAATATGGCCTGAAAGTGAAGATCTTGGAAATTTGTTAA
- a CDS encoding DUF234 domain-containing protein, with amino-acid sequence MGEVFEDIARQFLIELNKLGKLPLA; translated from the coding sequence GTGGGAGAGGTCTTTGAGGATATAGCCAGGCAGTTTTTAATCGAACTCAACAAACTCGGAAAGCTTCCTTTGGCATAA
- a CDS encoding ATP-binding protein, producing MILTSKFVDRKAELNFLKERYNSGKAELIILYGRRRIGKTYLLMKFLDEVGGLYLLAEENEMNLEDFSTRLAEYFNDPFLKENPIRSWGAFFTYLAGKSRERLVVVIDEVQYLAKAEKSFLSTLQKYWDLYLANTKIMLILCGSLGSFMEGILSAKSPIYGRRTGAWKVGEIDFFNLLKFHPLDIETAIKVYAVFGGVPQYWADYDPEKDFWDNIRTLILSKGAKYYDEPKYLLKEELRDVSRYFSILRAIALGYTRFGQIADKAKIETKSLGKYLNVLEEMGYIREEKPVVGRGRTVYRINDNLFNFWFRFVFPRRDEIEMGFDVVEEIREEFNTYVGQVFEDIARQFLIELNRARKLPFRFTKIGRWWHKNEEIDLVALNEREKKALFVEVKWKELSDREVRGILKDLERKSELVGLESWKKSYGLVGKRVEGKEGLREEGWLVWDLEEFEGLIKSA from the coding sequence ATGATACTCACGAGTAAGTTCGTTGATAGGAAGGCCGAGCTGAACTTCCTCAAGGAGCGCTACAACTCTGGGAAGGCCGAGCTGATAATCCTCTACGGGCGGAGGAGAATCGGGAAGACATACCTACTGATGAAGTTCCTGGATGAAGTCGGTGGGCTTTATCTCCTGGCTGAAGAGAACGAGATGAACCTCGAGGACTTTTCCACGAGACTGGCTGAGTACTTCAACGACCCCTTCCTAAAGGAAAATCCGATTCGGAGCTGGGGGGCCTTCTTCACCTATCTCGCTGGAAAGAGCAGGGAGAGACTCGTGGTGGTCATTGACGAGGTTCAATATCTCGCTAAGGCCGAAAAGAGCTTCCTCAGCACGCTTCAGAAATACTGGGATCTGTATTTGGCTAACACGAAAATAATGCTGATTCTTTGTGGTTCGCTCGGTTCATTCATGGAGGGGATTCTCTCCGCGAAGTCGCCGATCTACGGGAGGAGAACGGGAGCGTGGAAGGTGGGAGAAATAGACTTCTTTAATTTGCTCAAATTCCACCCTCTCGATATAGAAACCGCCATTAAGGTCTATGCAGTCTTTGGTGGCGTCCCCCAGTACTGGGCGGACTACGATCCAGAGAAGGACTTCTGGGATAATATAAGGACATTAATCCTCTCGAAGGGGGCCAAGTACTACGACGAGCCGAAATATCTCCTCAAGGAGGAGCTTAGGGATGTTTCGAGATATTTCTCGATTCTTCGCGCCATAGCTCTCGGCTACACGCGCTTCGGCCAGATAGCAGATAAAGCGAAGATAGAAACTAAGAGCCTCGGTAAGTACCTCAACGTTCTGGAGGAGATGGGTTACATCAGGGAGGAAAAGCCCGTCGTGGGGAGGGGGAGAACAGTTTACAGGATAAATGACAATCTCTTCAACTTCTGGTTCCGCTTCGTCTTTCCGAGGAGGGACGAGATAGAGATGGGTTTCGACGTGGTTGAAGAGATAAGGGAGGAGTTTAACACCTATGTGGGACAGGTCTTCGAAGATATAGCCAGGCAGTTTTTGATTGAGTTGAATAGGGCGAGAAAACTTCCCTTCAGGTTCACTAAAATCGGTCGCTGGTGGCATAAAAACGAGGAGATAGATCTCGTTGCTTTGAACGAGCGGGAGAAGAAGGCTTTGTTCGTGGAAGTGAAGTGGAAGGAATTGAGCGATAGGGAAGTGCGTGGAATTTTAAAGGATTTAGAGAGAAAAAGCGAGCTCGTTGGACTTGAGAGCTGGAAGAAAAGTTATGGTCTTGTAGGGAAGAGGGTTGAAGGAAAGGAGGGGCTCAGGGAAGAGGGGTGGCTAGTGTGGGACTTAGAAGAGTTTGAAGGGCTTATAAAAAGTGCATGA